The proteins below come from a single Bombyx mori chromosome 19, ASM3026992v2 genomic window:
- the LOC101739240 gene encoding splicing factor Cactin isoform X2 gives MSSRTDTRRIERSRSHSVERYQERKDSRRSRSRSSSHKTHRSKSLTSKQSSTSREKKRKKTKKKKRHSSSSSSSSSSSSDSNEEELNFLQKLEAERQRLKEEKRKQKEMLKAKETPEEKRERRLREKQEKERKRRERMGWDNEYQCYTNQDNPFGDSALTNTFVWAKKLAKEGVKNVSREELEALNRQKQLENKIELEKVKQRRLEREAERAAREAEAGAAARAREAAQFHSWARHEDAFHLHQATLRTQIRIRDGRAKPIDLLAWYVSSEECVDALEMHEPYTYLNGLQMQDLEDLLEDIKVYKELEKESNQSYWEDVQTIVLDELGKLRTVAAPSARRDGVHRAVADDVTQIFKGKTGAQLEALQTQIEQKISGRRDGVDIGYWESLLSQLKGTTRRQLGGAGSGRRGGVSGGGGPARHGRPRTGHGALRPGARAAGPALSVGRQVQAQETEILQQSPHRLRVEQIQPDPLRHGQPSPEDRPGIQIQHILSGPHRQKLDTGVFSQAVPRERGVRSAAVSRRPPLRGHRLQDRQPRVGVLLQARLPLSLPQQHLSTLVSFQEISV, from the exons at GTCTTCAAGAACTGATACACGTCGTATCGAAAGATCACGGAGTCATTCGGTGGAACGATACCAAGAACGTAAAGATAGCAGAAGGTCCAGGAGTCGATCATCCAGTCACAAGACTCACAGGTCAAAGTCGCTCACGTCCAAACAGAGTTCTACAAGCAGAGAAAAAAAGCGTAAAAAgactaagaaaaagaaaagacaCTCTTCTAGCAgcagcagtagtagtagtagttctaGTGACAGCAATGAAGAAGAATTGAATTTCTTGCAAAAACTGGAGGCCGAAAGACAAAGACTCAAAGAAGAGAAACGTAAACAGAAAGAGATGCTCAAAGCGAAGGAAACTCCTGAGGAGAAAAG ggaGAGGCGTCTTCGTGAAAAGCAAGAAAAAGAAAGGAAACGCCGCGAGCGTATGGGCTGGGACAATGAGTACCAATGCTACACTAACCAAGACAACCCATTTGGAGACTCTGCACTGACCAATACATTTGTCTGGGCTAAAAAACTTGCTAAAGAAGGTGTGAAAAATGTATCCAGAGAAGAACTTGAAGCTTTGAATAGACAGAAACAATTAGAAAATAAGATTGAATTGGAAAAG gtgAAGCAGCGCCGCTTGGAGCGCGAGGCGGAGCGCGCAGCCCGAGAGGCGGAGGCCGGGGCGGCGGCGCGCGCTCGTGAGGCCGCGCAGTTCCACAGCTGGGCGCGCCACGAGGATGCCTTCCATTTGCACCAGGCCACCCTGCGCACGCAGATAAGGATCCGGGATGGACGAG CGAAGCCGATAGACCTGCTGGCGTGGTATGTGAGCTCAGAGGAGTGCGTGGATGCTCTGGAGATGCACGAGCCCTACACCTACCTCAACGGGCTGCAGATGCAAGACCTCGAGGACTTGCTCGAAGACATCAAG GTTTACAAAGAGTTGGAGAAGGAATCTAACCAGTCGTACTGGGAGGACGTGCAGACCATCGTGCTGGACGAGCTGGGCAAGCTGCGCACCGTGGCCGCGCCCTCCGCGCGCAGGGACGGCGTGCACAGGGCCGTCGCCGATGACGTCACACAA ATCTTCAAAGGCAAGACCGGAGCTCAGCTGGAGGCGCTGCAGACGCAGATAGAGCAGAAGATATCCGGCAGGAGAGACGGCGTCGACATCGGGTACTGGGAGAGCTTGCTTAGCCAGCTGAAAG GGACGACCAGAAGGCAGCTCGGCGGGGCCGGGAGCGGGCGGAGGGGCGGAGTCTCTGGAGGCGGAGGCCCGGCGCGCCATGGGCGCCCCCGCACCGGACACGGCGCCCTTCGCCCTGGAGCACGCGCTGCCGGACCAGCCCTGTCTGTGGGCCGACAAGTACAGGCCCAGGAAACCGAGATACTTCAACAG AGTCCACACCGGCTTCGAGTGGAACAAATACAACCAGACCCACTACGACATGGACAACCCTCCCCCGAAGATCGTCCAGGGATACAAATTCAACATATTCTATCCGGACCTCATCGACAAAAACTCGACACCGGAGTTTTCTCTC AAGCCGTGCCCCGAGAACGCGGAGTTCGCAGTGCTGCGGTTTCACGCCGGCCCCCCCTACGAGGACATCGCCTTCAAGATCGTCAACCGCGAGTGGGAGTACTCCTACAAGCGAGGCTTCCGCTGTCACTTCCACAACAACATCTTTCAACTTTGGTTTCATTTCAAGAGATATCGGTATAG
- the LOC101739240 gene encoding splicing factor Cactin isoform X1, with protein MSSRTDTRRIERSRSHSVERYQERKDSRRSRSRSSSHKTHRSKSLTSKQSSTSREKKRKKTKKKKRHSSSSSSSSSSSSDSNEEELNFLQKLEAERQRLKEEKRKQKEMLKAKETPEEKRERRLREKQEKERKRRERMGWDNEYQCYTNQDNPFGDSALTNTFVWAKKLAKEGVKNVSREELEALNRQKQLENKIELEKVKQRRLEREAERAAREAEAGAAARAREAAQFHSWARHEDAFHLHQATLRTQIRIRDGRAKPIDLLAWYVSSEECVDALEMHEPYTYLNGLQMQDLEDLLEDIKVYKELEKESNQSYWEDVQTIVLDELGKLRTVAAPSARRDGVHRAVADDVTQIFKGKTGAQLEALQTQIEQKISGRRDGVDIGYWESLLSQLKAHRARARLRERHRHNLRRKLQLLKREQGVAPAPRAPASPEPAQPDGGGAAPDGGGAAPDGGGTAPEAEGDEHEEEEEECVSLYRSGRYSPALLTDRDLEPATLLTEPLADLQRLHYLRAARTRGRAPAGRPEGSSAGPGAGGGAESLEAEARRAMGAPAPDTAPFALEHALPDQPCLWADKYRPRKPRYFNRVHTGFEWNKYNQTHYDMDNPPPKIVQGYKFNIFYPDLIDKNSTPEFSLKPCPENAEFAVLRFHAGPPYEDIAFKIVNREWEYSYKRGFRCHFHNNIFQLWFHFKRYRYRR; from the exons at GTCTTCAAGAACTGATACACGTCGTATCGAAAGATCACGGAGTCATTCGGTGGAACGATACCAAGAACGTAAAGATAGCAGAAGGTCCAGGAGTCGATCATCCAGTCACAAGACTCACAGGTCAAAGTCGCTCACGTCCAAACAGAGTTCTACAAGCAGAGAAAAAAAGCGTAAAAAgactaagaaaaagaaaagacaCTCTTCTAGCAgcagcagtagtagtagtagttctaGTGACAGCAATGAAGAAGAATTGAATTTCTTGCAAAAACTGGAGGCCGAAAGACAAAGACTCAAAGAAGAGAAACGTAAACAGAAAGAGATGCTCAAAGCGAAGGAAACTCCTGAGGAGAAAAG ggaGAGGCGTCTTCGTGAAAAGCAAGAAAAAGAAAGGAAACGCCGCGAGCGTATGGGCTGGGACAATGAGTACCAATGCTACACTAACCAAGACAACCCATTTGGAGACTCTGCACTGACCAATACATTTGTCTGGGCTAAAAAACTTGCTAAAGAAGGTGTGAAAAATGTATCCAGAGAAGAACTTGAAGCTTTGAATAGACAGAAACAATTAGAAAATAAGATTGAATTGGAAAAG gtgAAGCAGCGCCGCTTGGAGCGCGAGGCGGAGCGCGCAGCCCGAGAGGCGGAGGCCGGGGCGGCGGCGCGCGCTCGTGAGGCCGCGCAGTTCCACAGCTGGGCGCGCCACGAGGATGCCTTCCATTTGCACCAGGCCACCCTGCGCACGCAGATAAGGATCCGGGATGGACGAG CGAAGCCGATAGACCTGCTGGCGTGGTATGTGAGCTCAGAGGAGTGCGTGGATGCTCTGGAGATGCACGAGCCCTACACCTACCTCAACGGGCTGCAGATGCAAGACCTCGAGGACTTGCTCGAAGACATCAAG GTTTACAAAGAGTTGGAGAAGGAATCTAACCAGTCGTACTGGGAGGACGTGCAGACCATCGTGCTGGACGAGCTGGGCAAGCTGCGCACCGTGGCCGCGCCCTCCGCGCGCAGGGACGGCGTGCACAGGGCCGTCGCCGATGACGTCACACAA ATCTTCAAAGGCAAGACCGGAGCTCAGCTGGAGGCGCTGCAGACGCAGATAGAGCAGAAGATATCCGGCAGGAGAGACGGCGTCGACATCGGGTACTGGGAGAGCTTGCTTAGCCAGCTGAAAG CGCACCGCGCGCGCGCCCGCCTGCGCGAGCGGCACCGACACAACCTGCGCCGCAAGCTGCAGCTGCTCAAGCGCGAGCAGGGCGTCGCCCCCGCGCCCCGCGCCCCCGCCAGCCCCGAGCCCGCGCAGCCCGACGGCGGGGGGGCCGCGCCCGACGGCGGGGGGGCCGCGCCCGACGGCGGGGGGACCGCGCCCGAGGCCGAGGGGGACGAGcacgaggaggaggaggaggagtgcGTGTCGCTGTACCGGTCGGGTCGGTACTCGCCCGCGCTGCTGACGGACCGCGACCTCGAGCCCGCCACGCTGCTCACCGAGCCGCTGGCGGACCTGCAGCGCCTGCACTACCTGCGCGCCGCGCGGACCCGGGGCCGCGCCCCCGCG GGACGACCAGAAGGCAGCTCGGCGGGGCCGGGAGCGGGCGGAGGGGCGGAGTCTCTGGAGGCGGAGGCCCGGCGCGCCATGGGCGCCCCCGCACCGGACACGGCGCCCTTCGCCCTGGAGCACGCGCTGCCGGACCAGCCCTGTCTGTGGGCCGACAAGTACAGGCCCAGGAAACCGAGATACTTCAACAG AGTCCACACCGGCTTCGAGTGGAACAAATACAACCAGACCCACTACGACATGGACAACCCTCCCCCGAAGATCGTCCAGGGATACAAATTCAACATATTCTATCCGGACCTCATCGACAAAAACTCGACACCGGAGTTTTCTCTC AAGCCGTGCCCCGAGAACGCGGAGTTCGCAGTGCTGCGGTTTCACGCCGGCCCCCCCTACGAGGACATCGCCTTCAAGATCGTCAACCGCGAGTGGGAGTACTCCTACAAGCGAGGCTTCCGCTGTCACTTCCACAACAACATCTTTCAACTTTGGTTTCATTTCAAGAGATATCGGTATAGACGCTAG
- the LOC101738954 gene encoding NADH dehydrogenase [ubiquinone] iron-sulfur protein 3, mitochondrial encodes MSFFLKRTIGAGNGVGRAILNSTKIPGVQRVATKSTEKTPVQETRPTVAKLDPLQKAQLVDFGKYVADCLPKYVQKVQLTAGNELEVLIPPDAVIPVLSFLKDHHSAQFANLVDIAGMDVPSRSNRFEIIYNILSLRYNARIRVKTYTDELTPVDSACDVFKAANWYEREIWDMYGVFFANHPDLRRILTDYGFEGHPFRKDFPLSGYVEVRYDDEQKRVVVEPLELAQEFRRFELSAPWEQFPNFRANPVTEEVVNPSEDQPKK; translated from the coding sequence ATGTCCTTCTTCTTAAAACGCACTATTGGTGCGGGAAACGGCGTCGGACGAGCTATTTTAAACAGTACCAAAATACCTGGTGTCCAGCGCGTAGCGACAAAATCTACCGAAAAAACCCCAGTACAAGAGACACGACCAACTGTAGCCAAATTAGATCCACTGCAAAAGGCGCAGCTCGTCGACTTCGGCAAATATGTAGCTGACTGTCTACCCAAGTATGTGCAGAAAGTACAGCTGACTGCCGGCAACGAACTAGAGGTGCTCATCCCTCCGGACGCAGTCATCCCGGTTTTATCCTTTTTGAAGGACCACCACAGCGCTCAGTTTGCAAACCTTGTCGATATCGCTGGCATGGACGTACCCTCGCGCTCAAACAGATTCGAAATCATATATAACATACTTTCTCTACGTTACAATGCCCGAATAAGAGTCAAAACTTACACTGACGAGTTGACTCCTGTAGACTCAGCCTGCGATGTATTCAAGGCCGCAAATTGGTACGAACGAGAGATCTGGGACATGTATGGAGTATTTTTTGCTAACCATCCTGATTTAAGAAGGATTTTAACAGATTACGGTTTTGAGGGGCACCCTTTCAGGAAGGACTTCCCTCTAAGTGGATATGTAGAAGTTCGTTATGACGATGAGCAGAAGCGTGTGGTGGTCGAACCCCTTGAGTTGGCACAAGAGTTCAGACGCTTTGAACTGAGTGCACCATGGGAGCAGTTCCCTAACTTTAGAGCCAACCCTGTAACAGAGGAAGTAGTGAACCCGTCTGAGGATcaaccaaaaaaataa